The following proteins are co-located in the uncultured Draconibacterium sp. genome:
- a CDS encoding ammonium transporter, which yields MKNTGSWWFLLALLIIVAFLGVIIPTSLGVQDFSNIDTGDTAWMLTATGLVLLMTPGLAFFYGGMTQSRNIISTMLQSFIAMGIVSVLWVVVGFSIAFGESIGGEGYGLFGNPLTYFMFRGVGGGTHPDFAPTFPFAVFAMFQLKFAIITPALITGSFAGRVRFRAYMLFMVLFILFIYAPLAHWTWHPNGFLRNWGVLDFAGGTVVHMSAGFAALAGAMFLGRRKDANKEIKPANIPYILLGAGMLWFGWFGFNAGSALAADAVAASALVNTNTASAAAMLTWIFFDAAQGKKPSAIGAAIGLVVGLVAITPAAGFVNVGSSIFIGVIAALISNYAITLRTKSKLDDTLDVFPAHGMGGIVGMLLTAVFANEVGLIHGETTTFLFHLLALVIVGVFTFGGSLLMYKITDMIIPMRISPHGEKIGLDISQHDESYNFVYSEE from the coding sequence ATGAAAAACACAGGAAGTTGGTGGTTTCTATTAGCCTTATTAATTATTGTAGCTTTTCTTGGAGTTATAATTCCGACTAGTTTAGGAGTACAGGATTTTTCGAACATCGATACTGGCGACACAGCATGGATGTTAACTGCAACAGGTCTCGTACTGTTAATGACCCCGGGACTTGCCTTCTTTTATGGAGGGATGACTCAATCGCGAAACATTATCTCAACCATGTTACAAAGTTTTATTGCCATGGGAATTGTTAGTGTTTTGTGGGTTGTAGTAGGTTTTAGTATTGCTTTTGGCGAAAGTATTGGTGGCGAGGGATACGGATTATTCGGTAATCCACTTACATACTTTATGTTTCGGGGCGTTGGTGGAGGCACCCATCCCGATTTTGCACCAACATTCCCATTTGCTGTTTTCGCAATGTTTCAGTTAAAATTTGCCATAATTACTCCGGCTCTTATCACCGGATCTTTTGCTGGTCGTGTTCGATTTAGAGCATACATGTTATTTATGGTATTATTTATATTATTTATATATGCACCTCTGGCGCACTGGACCTGGCATCCAAATGGATTCCTGAGAAACTGGGGTGTACTCGATTTTGCGGGCGGCACAGTAGTTCACATGTCGGCAGGTTTTGCAGCCTTGGCCGGAGCGATGTTCTTAGGACGCAGAAAAGATGCCAACAAAGAAATCAAACCTGCCAATATTCCTTACATCCTGTTGGGAGCAGGAATGCTTTGGTTTGGATGGTTTGGATTTAATGCCGGATCAGCACTGGCAGCGGATGCTGTTGCAGCCTCTGCACTTGTAAACACAAACACTGCTTCTGCAGCTGCCATGTTAACATGGATATTCTTCGATGCCGCGCAGGGGAAAAAACCATCGGCAATTGGAGCAGCAATTGGTTTGGTGGTTGGATTGGTTGCCATCACACCTGCGGCTGGTTTTGTGAATGTTGGATCGAGTATTTTTATTGGAGTTATTGCTGCACTTATAAGCAACTACGCCATCACACTGCGCACCAAATCAAAACTCGACGATACTTTGGATGTATTCCCGGCACACGGGATGGGAGGAATTGTAGGTATGTTGTTAACTGCCGTTTTTGCGAACGAAGTTGGATTAATTCATGGAGAAACAACTACATTCCTGTTTCATCTACTGGCACTTGTAATTGTTGGAGTATTCACCTTTGGAGGTTCGTTACTGATGTACAAAATTACTGATATGATTATCCCAATGCGTATTTCTCCTCATGGAGAGAAAATTGGTTTGGACATTAGCCAACACGATGAATCGTACAATTTTGTTTATTCGGAGGAATAA
- a CDS encoding mechanosensitive ion channel domain-containing protein, translating into MRTFYKFLLDYLRDFGGTDIWVKPTAAFTTILLILIVAWLAHFATTQIILRIVHRLAKRTKTDWDDILVKNKVFKALAHLVPAFIIYYTADFAFPELHKELSELAPEALAELSKDHYFALAGFLVKIAKIYFTIIIVTVSNALLNSGMEIYNTTEFSHHRPIKGYVQLMKILVYFMSGIMILSVLLNRNPTVLLTGLGAMAAVLLLVFKDTILGFVASIQLSANNMVKIGDWIEMSSHGADGTVLDITLNTVKVQNWDKTISTIPTYALVSESFNNWKGMEESGGRRIKRSVAIDTNSIKFCDAAMLGRFEKFDLIRDYVLLKEQELKQYNKGKNLADEDFISGRHQTNVGIFRKYLEVYLKQHPQVHQEMTFLVRQLQPSGKGLPIEIYVFSKDQAWANYEAIQADIFDHIFAVIPEFELRVFQEPTGADIASIAKQSL; encoded by the coding sequence ATGAGAACCTTCTACAAATTTTTACTCGACTATTTGCGTGATTTTGGCGGCACTGATATCTGGGTGAAACCTACTGCGGCCTTTACTACCATTCTTTTAATACTAATTGTTGCATGGTTAGCACATTTTGCCACCACTCAAATTATACTGCGCATTGTGCATCGTTTAGCCAAACGAACCAAAACAGACTGGGATGATATTCTTGTAAAAAATAAGGTTTTTAAAGCCTTGGCACATCTTGTTCCGGCGTTTATTATTTATTATACAGCCGACTTTGCTTTCCCTGAATTGCATAAAGAGTTGAGCGAATTGGCACCTGAAGCGTTGGCTGAACTTAGCAAAGATCATTATTTTGCATTAGCAGGTTTCCTTGTGAAAATTGCGAAAATATATTTCACAATCATTATTGTTACGGTTTCAAATGCATTACTAAACTCCGGCATGGAAATTTATAATACGACTGAGTTTTCGCATCATCGTCCCATAAAAGGTTATGTGCAACTGATGAAAATTCTGGTGTACTTTATGTCCGGTATTATGATTCTTTCGGTATTGCTCAATCGGAATCCAACGGTTTTGTTAACCGGGCTTGGAGCAATGGCTGCCGTTTTGTTGTTGGTTTTTAAAGATACCATTCTTGGATTTGTTGCTTCCATTCAGTTGTCGGCCAATAATATGGTGAAAATTGGCGACTGGATTGAAATGAGTAGCCATGGTGCCGATGGAACAGTTTTGGACATCACATTAAACACAGTGAAGGTGCAAAATTGGGATAAAACCATCTCAACCATACCTACTTATGCATTGGTGTCCGAGTCGTTTAACAACTGGAAAGGAATGGAAGAGTCGGGTGGTCGACGTATCAAACGCAGTGTGGCGATTGATACAAATTCGATTAAATTTTGTGATGCTGCCATGCTCGGGCGCTTTGAAAAATTCGATTTGATACGTGATTACGTTCTGTTAAAAGAACAGGAGCTAAAGCAATATAATAAAGGGAAGAATTTGGCCGATGAGGATTTTATTAGTGGTCGTCATCAAACCAATGTTGGTATTTTTAGAAAATACCTGGAAGTATATTTAAAACAACATCCACAGGTCCATCAGGAAATGACATTTTTGGTGCGTCAGTTGCAACCGTCAGGGAAAGGTTTGCCAATAGAAATATACGTTTTTAGTAAAGATCAGGCATGGGCCAACTACGAAGCAATTCAAGCCGATATTTTTGATCATATTTTTGCTGTTATACCCGAATTTGAATTGCGGGTTTTTCAGGAACCTACCGGTGCAGATATTGCCAGTATTGCCAAACAAAGTTTATAA
- a CDS encoding DUF6249 domain-containing protein, protein MEGIFVPIGFFLTIFAILYVFWTTRTKERLALVEKGLEANIFKTDPVRKRLDLVKWGIFLIALGVGVVAGSALSNAMDEVVAFFTAILVCGGVGLILAYFVTNSLAKKEEQ, encoded by the coding sequence ATGGAAGGAATTTTTGTACCAATCGGATTTTTTCTGACAATTTTCGCTATTCTTTACGTATTCTGGACAACTCGAACAAAAGAGCGTTTAGCATTAGTCGAAAAAGGTTTGGAAGCCAATATTTTTAAAACTGACCCGGTTCGAAAAAGATTGGATTTAGTAAAATGGGGTATATTTTTAATTGCCCTGGGAGTGGGAGTTGTTGCAGGCTCTGCACTGTCGAACGCAATGGATGAAGTAGTAGCATTCTTTACTGCAATTCTGGTTTGCGGAGGAGTTGGTTTAATTTTAGCCTACTTTGTAACCAATAGCTTGGCTAAAAAGGAAGAACAGTAG
- the rlmB gene encoding 23S rRNA (guanosine(2251)-2'-O)-methyltransferase RlmB, whose protein sequence is MNKEDFVFGTRAVIEAIKNGKTIDRILIKKGLSNELFHELNDLIKENRINVQYVPVEKINRVTRKNHQGVLAFISPVEFDNIETLLPGIFEQGKTPLLLILDQITDVRNFGAITRSAECAGVQAIIIPEKGMARIGGDAIKTSAGAIHHIPICRVNNLYSTVQFLKDSGIYIVAATEKGDKLYTEAQLNVPLGIVMGSEDTGISAQILKIADEQLKIPILGEIESLNVSVSAALMIYEAVRQRN, encoded by the coding sequence ATGAACAAAGAAGATTTTGTTTTTGGAACAAGAGCTGTTATCGAAGCAATTAAAAACGGCAAAACAATTGATAGAATCCTTATAAAAAAGGGACTAAGCAACGAATTATTTCACGAATTAAACGACCTGATTAAAGAGAACAGAATTAACGTTCAATATGTTCCTGTGGAAAAAATCAATCGCGTTACCCGTAAAAACCACCAGGGAGTACTCGCATTTATTTCACCCGTTGAATTCGACAACATTGAAACGCTGCTACCCGGAATTTTCGAACAAGGCAAAACTCCATTACTATTGATTCTCGATCAGATTACCGATGTTCGGAATTTTGGAGCAATTACTCGATCGGCCGAATGTGCCGGTGTTCAGGCAATTATTATTCCTGAAAAAGGGATGGCTCGTATTGGTGGCGATGCAATTAAAACATCAGCAGGCGCAATACATCACATTCCTATTTGCAGAGTAAATAACCTCTACTCAACGGTCCAATTCTTAAAAGACTCAGGCATTTACATTGTGGCTGCCACCGAAAAGGGAGACAAACTATACACCGAAGCGCAACTCAATGTTCCACTGGGAATTGTAATGGGATCAGAAGATACAGGTATATCTGCACAAATTTTGAAAATTGCTGACGAACAATTAAAAATTCCAATACTGGGCGAAATTGAATCACTAAATGTTTCAGTTTCGGCTGCACTTATGATTTACGAAGCTGTGAGGCAACGAAATTAG
- a CDS encoding lysoplasmalogenase gives MKKYLLHFLFVLIVAGDLLGEFTRIPFVDYIFKPLIMVWIGGYFMFFKSGIDKQVVKMATLGFLFSWFGDLFMMFSGRFLFFVLGIASFLVAQLFYSFLFLRTINISGKRPFLKKRPVWLTVYIAYGLIVYIVLFPHLGMVLKAAILMYLIAILTMSAMALNRYGNGHPHSFSLVFAGSLLFVCSDTMIAVNRFIFPLPYEGLLIMSSYIAAQYLIMRGILKQYE, from the coding sequence ATGAAAAAATATCTCCTTCATTTTCTTTTTGTACTTATTGTAGCCGGTGATCTGCTTGGCGAATTTACACGAATTCCATTCGTCGATTATATTTTTAAACCATTGATCATGGTTTGGATTGGTGGTTATTTTATGTTTTTCAAAAGTGGTATCGATAAACAAGTTGTAAAAATGGCGACCCTGGGTTTTTTGTTTTCGTGGTTTGGCGATTTGTTTATGATGTTTTCGGGTCGGTTTTTATTTTTTGTTCTTGGTATTGCCTCGTTTTTAGTGGCACAACTTTTTTATTCCTTTTTATTTCTCCGAACAATAAATATATCGGGTAAACGACCATTTTTGAAAAAGAGACCGGTGTGGTTAACAGTTTATATTGCCTATGGTTTAATTGTATATATTGTGTTGTTCCCTCATTTGGGTATGGTTTTAAAAGCGGCTATTTTAATGTACTTAATCGCTATTTTAACCATGTCGGCGATGGCGTTAAATCGATACGGTAATGGTCATCCTCATAGTTTTAGTTTGGTTTTTGCCGGATCGTTGTTATTTGTTTGTTCCGATACGATGATTGCAGTAAACCGGTTTATTTTTCCACTTCCTTACGAAGGACTACTGATAATGAGTTCTTATATTGCTGCTCAGTATCTCATCATGCGAGGAATTTTAAAACAATACGAGTAA
- the rfaD gene encoding ADP-glyceromanno-heptose 6-epimerase, which translates to MIVITGAAGFIGSYLVGKLNNAGYEDLILVDKFDDPWKDLNLLRKKYRKFIDRDDFFKWLIKHAADVEFIFHLGARTDTVGQEPELYQQLNLIYTQRLWNICSEIQVPILYASSAATYGNAEGGFSDNHSKISDLRPLNLYGWSKHDFDVWALKQFRTPPFWAGMKFFNVYGPNEYHKGRMASVVLHAYKTIRETGKMQLFRSHHKAYKDGEQSRDFIYVEDIADVMMFFMENQNNSGIYNVGTGKARSFMDLTTAVFDSMKITPKISFVDTPVDLRGRYQYFTEAEVQKLRNVGYTKPFVELEDGVNEYVSEFLMSEACY; encoded by the coding sequence ATGATAGTTATAACAGGCGCTGCCGGATTTATAGGTAGTTATTTAGTAGGAAAACTCAACAACGCAGGATACGAAGATTTGATTTTAGTAGACAAATTTGATGATCCGTGGAAAGACCTAAATCTTTTACGTAAGAAGTATCGGAAGTTTATCGACAGGGACGACTTTTTTAAATGGTTGATTAAACATGCTGCTGATGTGGAATTTATTTTTCATTTAGGGGCACGAACCGACACAGTTGGTCAGGAGCCTGAATTGTATCAGCAACTTAATTTAATTTACACTCAACGTCTTTGGAATATTTGTTCCGAAATTCAGGTTCCAATTTTATATGCTTCGTCGGCTGCCACGTACGGAAATGCCGAAGGAGGCTTTTCTGACAATCACAGTAAAATATCAGACTTACGACCTTTGAATTTGTACGGTTGGTCGAAACATGACTTTGATGTGTGGGCACTTAAACAATTCAGAACACCACCTTTTTGGGCTGGTATGAAATTTTTTAATGTGTATGGTCCCAACGAATACCACAAAGGAAGAATGGCTTCAGTAGTTTTACATGCCTACAAAACCATACGAGAAACGGGTAAAATGCAGTTATTCCGCTCGCATCATAAAGCATACAAAGATGGAGAGCAAAGCCGCGATTTTATTTATGTTGAAGATATTGCCGATGTAATGATGTTCTTTATGGAGAATCAGAATAACTCGGGCATTTACAATGTGGGAACCGGAAAAGCCCGTTCGTTTATGGATTTAACCACTGCGGTTTTTGATAGTATGAAAATTACTCCAAAAATTTCGTTTGTTGACACTCCGGTTGATTTGCGAGGACGGTATCAGTACTTTACCGAAGCTGAAGTGCAAAAGCTGAGAAACGTTGGTTATACAAAACCATTTGTTGAGCTGGAAGATGGCGTGAATGAATATGTAAGCGAGTTTTTAATGTCGGAAGCCTGCTATTAA
- a CDS encoding Lrp/AsnC ligand binding domain-containing protein translates to MKANDFEEEKAADIDQLDEKILKLITKNARIPFLEVARECGVSGAAIHQRVQRLLNIGVVHGSEFVVNPVKLGYNTCAYMGIYLDKAKYHTQVAEALRNIPEIIECHYTTGAYAIFVKIQTKTNKHLKRLIDEELQDIEGIARTETFISLEMDFKRQVPIK, encoded by the coding sequence ATGAAAGCTAATGATTTTGAAGAAGAAAAAGCCGCTGATATTGATCAGCTTGATGAGAAGATTTTAAAATTAATTACAAAAAATGCCAGAATTCCATTTTTGGAAGTAGCTCGCGAATGTGGAGTCTCTGGCGCAGCAATACATCAAAGAGTTCAGCGATTATTAAATATTGGGGTTGTACACGGGAGTGAGTTTGTGGTTAATCCGGTAAAATTAGGTTATAATACTTGTGCATACATGGGGATTTATCTGGATAAGGCCAAGTATCATACTCAGGTGGCTGAAGCATTGAGAAATATTCCTGAGATTATTGAATGTCATTACACTACCGGAGCTTACGCTATTTTTGTTAAGATCCAAACCAAAACCAATAAACATTTAAAACGTCTTATCGACGAAGAACTTCAGGATATTGAAGGAATCGCACGAACAGAAACGTTCATATCTCTTGAGATGGATTTTAAAAGACAAGTTCCAATTAAATAA
- the mqnB gene encoding futalosine hydrolase produces MKILIVAATWMEVKLLVDELEKVDERSHMLKVYQLNDNEIDILITGIGTTFTTFHLTSTLREQKYDMVFHIGIAGSLTHELKIGDVVNVVTDEFADLGVEKQDEFLTLFESGYLDINEFPFENGTLRATNLNGWIDLKKVRGITSNKSVGRESSISEIQCKFSAQIESMEGAAVLYVCNWVGVDCCQIRSISNYVEPRDSSKWDIPLALENLKVTVLKLLKDMSVAVV; encoded by the coding sequence ATGAAGATTTTGATAGTTGCAGCTACCTGGATGGAGGTGAAGTTATTGGTTGATGAGTTGGAAAAGGTGGATGAAAGAAGCCATATGCTGAAAGTATATCAACTGAACGATAACGAAATTGATATTTTAATTACCGGTATTGGAACCACTTTCACTACTTTTCATTTAACAAGTACTTTACGCGAGCAAAAGTACGATATGGTGTTTCATATCGGAATTGCAGGTTCTTTAACGCATGAACTTAAAATTGGCGATGTTGTAAATGTTGTTACCGATGAATTTGCCGATTTGGGTGTGGAGAAACAGGATGAGTTTTTAACACTCTTCGAATCGGGGTATCTTGATATCAACGAATTCCCTTTTGAAAACGGGACGCTTAGGGCAACCAATTTAAATGGTTGGATAGATTTAAAAAAAGTGCGTGGGATAACTTCAAACAAGAGTGTTGGTCGCGAATCGAGTATTTCGGAAATACAATGCAAGTTCTCGGCACAAATTGAATCGATGGAAGGAGCAGCCGTGTTGTACGTTTGCAATTGGGTTGGAGTTGATTGTTGCCAAATCCGGTCGATATCCAATTATGTTGAACCACGGGATTCGTCCAAATGGGATATACCATTGGCATTGGAAAATTTGAAAGTAACCGTATTAAAACTTTTAAAAGATATGAGTGTTGCAGTGGTTTAA
- a CDS encoding RNA polymerase sigma factor has product MEQKDDIYYIEKVKAGQSNYFSYIVERYQDIVFSIALKVLKNREDAEEMAQESFIKAYKSIHTFKGNAKFSTWLYRITYNNCISEVRKRKMHFTSTDDVEIKDDTTEINLDGIPEENRAKCIKDALKKLPEEEYTLVLLYYFEEQSIEEISKVTNLSESNTKVKLFRARKKLYTILSEMMKDELYTIL; this is encoded by the coding sequence ATGGAGCAAAAAGATGACATCTACTACATTGAAAAAGTAAAGGCCGGACAGTCGAATTACTTTTCGTATATAGTTGAACGATACCAGGATATCGTATTTTCGATTGCTCTAAAAGTTCTTAAAAACCGTGAAGATGCGGAAGAAATGGCACAGGAAAGTTTTATTAAAGCATACAAGTCGATTCACACGTTTAAAGGAAATGCAAAATTTTCGACCTGGCTCTACCGAATAACATACAACAATTGTATTTCGGAAGTTCGGAAAAGAAAAATGCATTTTACATCGACCGATGATGTGGAAATAAAGGATGATACAACGGAAATAAACCTTGACGGCATACCTGAAGAAAACAGGGCAAAATGTATCAAGGATGCACTGAAGAAACTTCCCGAAGAGGAATACACCTTGGTTTTGCTTTATTACTTTGAAGAACAATCGATTGAAGAAATAAGCAAAGTAACAAATCTCTCGGAAAGTAATACAAAAGTAAAATTGTTTAGGGCACGCAAAAAGCTTTATACTATTTTAAGCGAAATGATGAAAGACGAATTATACACAATATTATGA
- the folE gene encoding GTP cyclohydrolase I FolE yields MCSPKFDDSKSYERIDVFKDEATQKLSEHYKSILDIVGEDSSREGLQKTPERVAKAMQFLLQGYETDPVEILKSAMFKEDYRQMVIVKDIEIYSMCEHHMLPFIGKAHVAYIPNGTITGLSKIARVVDVFARRLQVQERLTMQIKDCIQETLKPLGVAVVIEAQHLCMQMRGVQKQHSITTTSDFTGAFQKVATREEFIKLISSKLS; encoded by the coding sequence ATGTGTTCACCGAAATTTGATGATTCAAAAAGTTACGAAAGAATTGATGTATTCAAAGATGAAGCCACTCAAAAACTTTCGGAGCACTATAAAAGTATTTTAGATATTGTAGGTGAAGACTCATCACGCGAAGGTTTGCAAAAAACTCCGGAAAGAGTTGCAAAAGCAATGCAATTTTTACTTCAGGGATACGAAACCGACCCGGTTGAAATTTTAAAATCGGCCATGTTTAAAGAAGATTACCGCCAAATGGTAATTGTAAAAGACATAGAAATTTATTCGATGTGCGAACACCACATGCTGCCTTTTATCGGGAAAGCTCATGTTGCTTATATTCCCAACGGAACAATAACAGGCTTAAGCAAAATTGCCAGAGTGGTTGATGTATTTGCCCGCAGACTGCAGGTACAAGAGCGTTTAACAATGCAAATAAAAGATTGCATTCAGGAAACTTTAAAACCTTTGGGAGTTGCCGTCGTAATTGAAGCCCAGCATCTTTGCATGCAAATGCGGGGAGTACAAAAGCAACATTCCATTACCACAACATCCGACTTCACAGGTGCTTTTCAGAAGGTAGCCACGCGTGAGGAATTTATAAAACTGATTAGTTCAAAATTGAGCTAA
- a CDS encoding Lrp/AsnC ligand binding domain-containing protein, protein MTLRNNLDDWDLKILDIITKNARIPFKDVAKEVGISRAAVHQRVNRMVELEVIVGSGYHINPKKVEFKTCTYIGIFLEKGGMFTEVVKELEKIPEIVECHYTTGAYAIFVKVYAKDNEHLKFVLSGQIQKIEGVASTETFISLEESFKRTIPVNA, encoded by the coding sequence ATGACACTAAGGAATAATTTAGATGACTGGGATTTAAAAATTCTTGATATAATTACTAAAAATGCAAGAATTCCGTTTAAAGATGTGGCAAAAGAGGTAGGGATTTCAAGAGCTGCGGTTCATCAGCGAGTTAATCGTATGGTGGAACTTGAAGTAATTGTTGGATCCGGTTATCACATTAATCCTAAAAAAGTTGAGTTTAAAACGTGTACTTACATTGGTATCTTCCTCGAAAAAGGGGGTATGTTTACTGAAGTAGTAAAAGAACTTGAGAAAATTCCTGAAATTGTTGAATGCCATTATACTACCGGTGCATATGCAATTTTTGTAAAAGTATATGCCAAAGACAACGAGCATCTGAAATTTGTTTTGAGCGGGCAGATCCAGAAAATTGAAGGAGTAGCCAGTACCGAAACTTTTATTTCATTAGAAGAATCATTTAAAAGGACAATCCCTGTAAATGCCTAA
- a CDS encoding M64 family metallopeptidase has translation MKLKFALILSLIPILSFAQVNYNSYFKNKSLRFDFLLGGNSKDVIVYPKQMKEEPFWAGSQNHLIDPFNYGSYRFEVFDSKSDSLIFSKGFSTLFQEWQTTAEAKTSNKTFYQAAIFPYPKKEVELKIEARQWDGTFTTIYSTTINPKDYFILKEEGNKYDVTDILKNGKPEKKVDIVILAEGYSSFEKGKFIVDAKRVTGYLFDSEPFKSEKEQFNIKAVFSPSVESGTDVPGENIYKNTHFNSSFYTFDLPRYLTTSDMKTVYDVASQVPYDQVYVLVNTERYGGGGFYNFVTVCTADNELTPEVFVHEFGHGFAGLGDEYYSSAVAYEDFYNLDIEPWEPNITTLVDFDKKWKAMVDESTPVPTPRQNKYSKTIGVYEGGGYMSEGIYSPFIDCRMKSNEAEGFCPVCVESIRKVIQFYTE, from the coding sequence ATGAAGCTGAAGTTTGCACTTATTCTTTCCCTAATCCCAATTTTATCTTTTGCACAGGTTAATTACAATTCGTATTTCAAAAACAAATCGTTACGATTTGATTTTTTACTTGGAGGAAACAGTAAGGATGTAATTGTTTATCCCAAACAAATGAAAGAAGAACCGTTTTGGGCAGGCTCACAAAACCACTTAATCGATCCGTTTAACTACGGCAGTTATCGTTTCGAAGTTTTCGATTCGAAATCGGACAGTTTGATTTTCAGCAAAGGATTTAGTACACTTTTTCAGGAATGGCAAACCACAGCCGAAGCAAAAACAAGCAATAAAACATTTTATCAGGCGGCTATTTTTCCGTATCCCAAAAAAGAAGTGGAGCTTAAAATAGAGGCCCGTCAGTGGGACGGAACTTTTACAACGATTTACAGCACCACAATTAATCCGAAAGACTATTTTATATTAAAAGAAGAAGGAAATAAATACGATGTAACCGATATATTAAAGAACGGGAAACCAGAGAAAAAGGTCGATATTGTAATTTTAGCAGAAGGATATTCATCGTTCGAAAAAGGTAAATTTATTGTTGATGCCAAAAGAGTTACCGGCTATTTATTCGATTCTGAACCATTTAAATCAGAAAAAGAGCAGTTCAACATAAAAGCAGTATTTTCACCTTCAGTTGAATCAGGAACTGATGTACCCGGAGAAAACATATATAAAAACACGCACTTCAATTCGAGTTTTTACACTTTCGACTTACCTCGCTATTTAACAACAAGCGATATGAAAACGGTATATGATGTGGCCTCGCAAGTTCCCTACGATCAGGTTTATGTTTTGGTAAATACCGAACGATACGGCGGAGGTGGATTTTACAACTTTGTAACCGTTTGCACTGCCGACAACGAATTAACGCCTGAAGTATTTGTTCATGAATTCGGACATGGTTTTGCCGGTTTGGGCGACGAATATTACTCATCAGCAGTTGCGTACGAAGATTTCTACAACCTGGACATCGAACCCTGGGAACCCAACATAACCACTCTTGTTGATTTTGATAAAAAATGGAAAGCGATGGTGGATGAAAGCACTCCTGTTCCAACACCACGCCAAAATAAATATTCGAAAACCATTGGGGTTTATGAAGGTGGAGGATACATGAGCGAAGGAATATACAGCCCGTTTATTGATTGCAGGATGAAATCGAATGAAGCGGAAGGTTTTTGTCCTGTCTGTGTAGAATCCATTCGAAAAGTAATTCAATTCTATACTGAATAA